Part of the Gracilimonas sp. genome is shown below.
TTCCATCCATTGCAGCGATTCAATATCCAGGTGGTTGGTCGGCTCATCCAATAACAAATAGGTTGGTCTCTTAAGGAGCAACTTAGCCAGGGCAATACGCATCAGCCAGCCCCCGCTGAATTCAGATGTACTGCGGTGAAAGTCTTCTTCGCTGAAACCAAGTCCCATAAGTACTTTTTCCACTTCTGAACGCAAGCCATATAACCCTGAAGATTCCAGCTCGGTTTGAAGCTTGCCGTAGCGCTCCATCAGTTGCTCATATTCTTTGTTGTCATGATCAACCTCGGCCAGTTTTTCTTGAACAGACTTTACTTTCATCTCAAGCTCAAATAATTCGGCAAAGGCAGATTCCACTTCCTCAATTACGGTAAGTGTAAAATCCGGATCTACCCCATCCTGTGGGAGGTAACCCAGGCTTTCTTCATTAGATAGAGCCACACTGCCTTCATCGCATTCTTGGATGCCCATAATAATTTTAAGCAGGGTGGATTTCCCGGCGCCGTTTGGGCCCACAAGTCCAATGCGTTCACCGGGATTGATGAACGTACTAACGCCGTCCAGAAGCTCGCGGTCGCCCAAATGTAACGTAATGTTTTCGAGTGCTAACAAAGTTTGATGAAAGTCATGAGTTAAAAAAATGCAGCGAGGCTGAAAATATGGATTAATTGTCTTCAGAATGAAATTAATCCTTTCCCAATTATCTATTCAGGACTGTCATCGCGAGGAGCATCATAACTCATATTCAGAACCCGAACTTTTTCGACGCAGCGATCTCCCTGAAGAGTTTGGGATATTGTGTCCAGGAGATTGCCGCGTCGGAATTCATCCCAAAGTTGGATTCGCTTTTTGAGGCTCCTCGCAATGACATGTTTCAATCGTATTCCAGTACACAAGCGAAGTCCTTCAGGGCTTCGCAATGCTTTTATGAATTGAAGTGAGTTAATAAATACAGAAACCCTTAGTTTTGGGGTGAATTTAAAAAGACCGAAATCATGCAGAAGAAAGAAATCAACATTACCGTTGAACTGGATAAAGATAATGTACCTACCGACATCGTTTGGAATGCTTCCGATCTTCAGGGTAAAGACAAGGCACAGTGCCGGGCCATGCTATTGTCACTTTGGGATGCCCACAACAAAGACACCCTGAAACTGGATTTGTGGACCAAAGAAATGACGGTGGATGAAATGAAAATTTTCTTCCACCAAACCCTTGTTACCATGGCTGATACCTTAGAACGAGCTACAAATGATGAGCGGATTACCGGCGATATGCGCGACTTCTGCCACTATTTCGCTGAGAAAATGGAAATCAAGGAATAATGAAAAATTCAAAATTGGCTGAGACTAATTTTAAATTCTGAATTTTTCATCTTGAATTAACGATAGAGAATAGACCCAAAACTCACGCCGCTTTCTCGTTCTTCCTCATCCCAGATATCATAGGTGAGGATTTCGCCGGATAGGTTTGGGAATGCTTTCAGAAAAGAAAACAAAGGAGGGTAGCCACAGGTTCGATAGGGATCATATTTCTGACTCATCAACTCAAGAATTTTATCCGGATTTCCTTCAGCCCCAAAATCGAGGAAATCTTCATCAAAAGAGCGGATTTCCTCAAACAACTCTTTAGCCGGTTTATCATCTCCGAATTTTTTACCAACGTGAGCTAAATCGCCACTGATACAAAAGAAGGTATCTTCATCATCTCCAAAAAGCTCATTCAGCAACCCGGAAAATTTCTCTACCTGTTTCCCCTGAAATCCATCCGCTTTGTAGAAAAGCTCTTCCAGGCTGCCTACAACTATCGGCACAATTTTGAATTCATGATCCCACAAGTGATTCAACAGAAGCAGATGAAGCTCAATGCTGTGCTCAATGCGGTGCGCCCTGTCGTGGAAGGTGATGCCGTAGTCAATATTGGAGATTCGGGCTTTCGCCGCGGAATGACTTTTGTTATCAGTTTTGTCATCGCGGACTTGATCCTCGATCTCCTGAATGGCCGCCTGGTCTGCTTTTACCGTGCCGTTTACCAACTCAAAATCCTTGTTTGAAACCA
Proteins encoded:
- the amrB gene encoding AmmeMemoRadiSam system protein B, whose product is MADKIFDSFTDPIPPLRYEIQIIPVKQNGETFLYFQDQLGYAQSDFAVPYSAQSLFSLFDGSRSVEDILEFSDDQITREQVLEYVQFLDEKALLHSPHFKEHARETERTYEESEVHPSNTYGISYPEDPEELEHFLNEAFEKLPTSEPVDSAKALYAPHIDYRVGLNSYVKAFSAIKNLKPKRVVVIATSHYSGLHPDLYEEYPFVVSNKDFELVNGTVKADQAAIQEIEDQVRDDKTDNKSHSAAKARISNIDYGITFHDRAHRIEHSIELHLLLLNHLWDHEFKIVPIVVGSLEELFYKADGFQGKQVEKFSGLLNELFGDDEDTFFCISGDLAHVGKKFGDDKPAKELFEEIRSFDEDFLDFGAEGNPDKILELMSQKYDPYRTCGYPPLFSFLKAFPNLSGEILTYDIWDEEERESGVSFGSILYR
- the gldC gene encoding gliding motility protein GldC, which encodes MQKKEINITVELDKDNVPTDIVWNASDLQGKDKAQCRAMLLSLWDAHNKDTLKLDLWTKEMTVDEMKIFFHQTLVTMADTLERATNDERITGDMRDFCHYFAEKMEIKE